In the Alistipes provencensis genome, TTTTCAGGTCGAGGCCTGCTCGCGCTGCGGCATCTGCATCGACCCCTGCCAGTTGCAGAGCGTGTTGGGTATCAACGACGTGCAGTCGGTTTATTTCCTGCGCGACCGCCGCTATAACATGCTGCGCCTGCAGACGGCCGACAACTGCCTGATGTGCGGACGCTGCGTCGAGAAATGTCCCGTGAACATCGACCTCAATACCCTCCGGATCAACTCGCGCGACAAGATGCGCAACGTCCCCGACGAACGTCGCTACGGCTATTTCAAGGGGCTCGACCGTTCCGCGGGCGAGGGTAAGGTGGGCTATTTCGCGGGCTGCATGACCCTGCTGACGCCGCGCACGATGTCGGCTATGTCGACGATCTTCGACGCTGCGGGCGAGGAGGTTTGGTGGGCCGACCGCGAAGGCGGCGTCTGCTGCGGGCGTCCGCTCAAACTGGCCGGCGAGACCGACTCGGCGCACAAGATGATGCGTTACAATGAGGAATTGTTCCGCAAACACGGCATCACGACCCTTGTGACGTCGTGCCCGATCTGCCTCAAGGTGTTCCGCGAGGATTACAGCCTGTCGGGTATCGAGGTGCTGCACCATTCGGAGTACATCCTGCGCCTGATCCGTACCGGCCGCCTTGCGCTGGAACACGGGGCTACGCGCTTCACTTACCATGACCCCTGCGAACTGGGGCGCGGCAGCGGCATTTACGACGAGCCGCGCGCCGTGATCGAGGCTGTGGGTGAACTGCTGGAACCCGCCTCGACGCGCGAGAACGCCCTCTGCTGCGGCTCCTCGGTGGCCAACACGGCCATTTCCGACGGCCAGCAGGTCCGCATCGCGCAGTCGGTCGCCGCGGAGCTCGACGCCACGGGTGCCGACGTGATCGTCACGGCGTGTCCGCTCTGCAAGAAGGCCATCGGCCGCGGTACGAAAGGCGAAATCCGCGACTTGGCGGAAATTGTGGCTGCTAATATCCGTTGATTATGGGACAATATAAGTATGGCGGCCGCAACCTGAAGCGGGAGGCCAATCTGATTCTTTACGGAGTCCCGGCCTCGTGGTCGGGCTATCTGGTGTTCGATTATGCGTATGCCGATTCCGGGCGGGGTTTGTTCCGGCTTTTCTCTCCGGAGATGCGCCCCTATGTATTTGTGGCGCTCGTGGCGTTGGTGGTCGGATTTGCCTATGCAGGGTATCGGAGGATCGTCGGCGGGCCCAAAATCGAGGGTGACATACGGATCGAAGCGGGCAAATTGCGCATGACTGTTCAGCACGGGAACCGGACGGAACACGTCGAACTGGAGATTCCGGAACTGACGTTTGTTGAGAACGACGAAGAGCGGGTGCGTATCGTTTCGTCGAAAGGTGAATATATTTTCAATAGCAGCGGTTTTGAATCCGAAGGCGTTTATGAAAAATTCCAGTCGGAAATGACGTGTGAGAAGTATAAAAAATAATTTTTTGCGGCTGACAGCGAGATGGATAGGGCCTGTCCGGACATTTGGCTGTAAGAAATATTTGCAAAATCCGGAATTTTGTCTTATCTTTGCACACGCAAAAGCGATAGATCATATCTAAAGACATATCGCGGGATGGAGCAGTTGGCAGCTCGTCGGGCTCATAACCCGAAGGTCGAAGGTTCGAGTCCTTCTCCCGCTACTAAATCAAAAAGGAAGCATCAAATGCTTCCTTTTTGATTTAAATATCCGAGGGAGGACGAGAATCGCAGCCAATTCTTCTCCCGCTGCCTTGAGGCTGAATCGAAAGATTCGGCCTCTTTTCTTATCGGAAGCCTTGTGCCCGCATCACTGCCCGGAACATGCTTTTGACGACGATTTTATGGAACGGGCGGATCAGGGTGAAATAGGCGACTCCCAGTTTGTTGTGGTACTGCACCAGCGTGCTGAGGTAAATGTTCCGGCCCTCGATATAGACCGACAGATAGGCTTTCAGGTGCTTGTCGTCGAGGCTGACGACCATCTCGTCCGCCGTTTTCGCCGCGACGGTCATCATGCCGAGGCTCTCCCCTTTTTCCAGCGCCTCTTTCAGCGCTTCCCGGTTGCCGTTGGTCTCGGTCTTCAGTCCGAAAGGCCTGACCAGCAGGTTGCGGAGTTTGAAAAGAAACGCCAGCCAGCCGGGCATCGTCGTCCAGAACGCGGCCATGAGTTTCTCCGGCGGGATGCGTTCCGTGCCGGGGAATTCTCCCCGGAAGCAGTCGGTGTAATCGGCGGTGTACTGCGCAACGATCGAGTGTGCCGGAAGCGGCGATTGGCGTATTTTCATGGCGAGTGGATAGCGGCAGCCCACGGGCTGCCCGGTTTTGGGTAAAGATACGAAAAATCGGTGGTCGGGTTATCCGGGAGCGATTTATTTTGTATCTTTATCTGCGTGGCGGGCTCGTTTTGTAAAAAGCCGGATGCGGGGTTCCGCAGGATAGGCCGGAGATGACCGCGGCGCGCAATTTGCAGGGAACGGACCGTAATACATAAAATTCTTCGAAGCCATGAAAGAGAACAAAGAGACGACATGCACCCCTTGTGAGGAGAAATTCGAGCGTAACATCGACGCAATGGTCAAGGAGGGCGAAGCTCCCACGGCGAAAGAGCGCCAACGGCGGGAGCAGGAGGTGAAATCGGCGTTTGCCGAGACCGCGAAGGAGCCGAAATAACCGCTCCAACAGGTATGAGGGCGTCCGCACGGAAATGTGCGGACGTTTTCGTTTGTGGCGGGTTGCAAAAAAGGCCTGTCGGCTCCGGGAGTGTGGCGATATTTCCGGAAAATGATTATCTTTGCGCGATTCACTCAGGTTAGAATTACGATGAAAAAAAATATTTTGAAAACCATCGGAAATACCCCGATGGTGCGGATTAACCGGCTGTGCCCGAATCCGAACGTCAACATTTATGCGAAGCTCGAGGGATTCAACCCCACGGGCAGCATCAAGGACCGCATCGCGCTCAAGATGATCGAGGCGGCCGAGCAGGACGGGCGGCTGACCCCCGGCAAGACCATCATCGAACCCACGTCGGGCAATACGGGCATCGGACTGGCCATCGTGGGGATCGTCAAGGGCTATCCCGTGGAGATCGTGATGAGCGAGGCGGTGTCGATCGAGCGGCGGAAGATCATCCGTTCCTACGGCGCCAAGGTGATCCTGACGCCCGCTGCCGAGGGTACCGACGGAGCGATCCGGCTGGCGCGGAAAAAGGTGGCCGAGAATCCCGACGCCTATTTCATGCCCGACCAGTTCGCCAATGCGAGCAACTATCTGGCGCACTACCAGTCCACGGCGCTGGAGATCTGGCAGCAGACCGGCGGCAAGATCGACTACCTCGTCTGCGCCATCGGGACCTCGGGGACGCTGATGGGCATTTCGCGCTTCCTGAAGGTGATGAAGCCCGACATCAAGGTCGTCTGCGCACAGCCCATTCGGGGACACTACATTCAGGGTTTGAAGAACATGGAGGAGGCCATCGTGCCCGACATCTACGACCCGTCGCAGATCGACGTGCAGGAGATGATCGAGAGCGAGGAGGCGATCGCCATGGCCCGGGAGATCATCGCCAAGGAGGCGATTTTCGCCGGCATGAGCAGCGGTGCGGCGATGCTGGCGGCCGCACGCACGGCGGAGAAGATCGAGCGCGGCAACATCGTGGTGGTCTTCCCCGACCGGGCCGAGAAATACCTGAGCACGACGATGTTCGACGAGTTCTCGGACTGAAAATCCCGATACGAACCGAAAAATCCCGCGACCGGATGCCCGGTGCGGGATTTTTTCATGCGCCCGAAGCGCTTTATTGCTGGTTTCTGTAGGCCTCGACGCCGCTGCGTAGGAACTCCACGAATCCGGGCACGCTGAGGTCGTAGCCGCGCGGCGGCACGAGCTCTTTTCCGTCGCGGCCCTGCAACACATAGTAGGGCTGGGCGTTGACCCCGAAGGTTTTCAGGGCGTAGTAGGAGTTGATCTTGCCGAGGCTTTTCAGCACTTTCCCCGAATCGGTCGTGACCCATTCGCTCTCGGGAAGCACTTTCTTGTCGTCGGAGAAAAGCGCGACGATCACATAGTCGTTGCGCAGGATGTCCAGCACCTGCGGATCGGACCACACGCGGGCCTCCATTTCGCGGCAGTTGACGCATCCGTGGCCCGTGAAGTCGATGAAGAGGGGTTTTCCGACCTTCGCGGCATAGGCTTCGGCCTCCGGGAGATCGAAGAAACCCTCGAGGTTGTGCGGCAGGTGGAGGAAATCGCTGTGCTTGGGTTTCCGCCCGTCGACGGTCAGCAGCATGCGCGCATCGCCGCCGGTCGTTGAAACCGGGCCGCCCTGTCCGACGACGAAGTCCTGCGTATGCAGAGGCGGGAGGTAGCCCGAGAGACCTTTCAGCGGGGCTCCCCACATGCCGGGGATGAGGTAGACGACGAACGAGAACGTGACGATCGCCAGCGCCAGACGGCCCACGCCCAGATAGGGCATGTCGCTGTCGTGGGCGAACTTGATTTTCCCCAGCAGATATAATCCCAGCAACGAGAAAACCACGATCCAAACGGCGAGGTAGATTTCGCGGTCGAGCAGCCCCCAGTGGTAGGTCTGGTCGGCTACCGAGAGGAATTTCATGCCCAGTGCGACTTCGATGAATCCCAGTACGACTTTTACCGAGTTGAGCCATCCGCCGCTTTTGGGCAGTTTCTTGAGCATCGCGGGGAAGAACGCGAAGAGCGTGAACGGCAGTGCGAAGGCCAGCGAGAAAGCCAGCATGGTGATGATCGGAGTCCAGAACTCTCCGGCGGTGGATTTGATGAGCACCGAGCCCACGATGGGGCCCGTACAGGAGAACGACACCAGCACAAGCGTCAGGGCCATGAAGAAGATGCCCGCAAGCCCCTTGGAGTCGGCTTTGGAGTCGGTTTTGTTCACCATCCACGAGGGCATCGTGATTTCGAACGCCCCGAAGAACGATGCGGCGAAGACCATGAACACGAGGAAGAACAGGATGTTCGGCAGCCAGTGCGTGGCCAGCCAGTTGAAGATATCGGCCGTCACGGCGTCGCCGCCCAGCACGCGGGTGATGAGGATGATGGCGGCGATGGGCAGCGTGTAGAGGGCTACGATGAAGAATCCGTACATGCCGGCACGGATGCGGCCCAATGCGGGGCTTCCGGCGCTCTTCATGAAGAACGAGACGGTCATCGGGACCATCGGGAAGACGCAGGGGGTCAGCAGGGCCGCAAAGCCCCATAGGATGGCTTCGATGATCAGCGCCCACAGCGATCCGCCGCCTGCGGCGTCTTTCTGCGCGGGAGCGACCTCGGCGGCCGGGGCTTTTTCAGGCTCCGCCGGGGCGGTTGCCGCCGCACTCCCGGGCGTCGAACCCGCGGGAATGGCAATCGTCAGCTCCGTGTCGTCGGGGGGCATGCAGCTCGTGTCGTTGCAGAGCATCCACTCGATCTGGGCCTTGACGGAGGATTCCGGCACCGCGAGTTTCACCCGCTGGGCGAACCGGGCCTTTCCGGCGAAGGTGCCGATCTCCATCTCGAAGGTCTTGTCGTAGTGGCGGTCGGGTTGGGTGAGCTGCTCGACGTCGCCCTCGAGGGTCACGCCCTCGCCGGGCGTAAAGACGATGGTGGTGGCATTGGGGCCGCCCTCGTAGGGGCCCATGTCGTACATATGGTAGGGTGCCGGGATCGAGGTTTCGAGCACGATCCGGTAGGCGTCGCCTTCGAGGTGCTCCACCGTGCTTTTCCAGTCGGCGTTCTGCGCTCCGGCTGTCGCGGCGAGGAGGGCCGCAATGACCGGCAATAGGCTGCGAATCAGTTTGTACATAGTCGTAACGCGTTATATTTTGACAAATATACGGGTTTTTTGCGGAAAATGAGTACATTCGCATAATGATTCGAATGTCACTCGTCATCCCCACCCATAACCGTGCCGCACAACTCATCGCGGCGCTTGAATCCGTCGTGCGTCAGAACCTGCCGCCGCACATGTGGGAATGCGTGGTGGTGAACAACAACTCCACGGACAATACTGTGATGCGTTTCGAAAATTTTGCCGAGGCGCATCCGGGCGTCACCCTGCGGCTCGTCACGGAGGAGGGCCCCGGTGTGTCGTATGCCCGCAACCGGGGGTTGCAGGAGGCCAAGGCGCCGCTGGTGGCTTTCATCGACGACGATGAGCGGGTGAATCCGGGGTTCCTGCGTGCCTATCTCGACTTTTTCGACACGCATCCCGAGGCCGTCGTGGCCGGGGGACGCATCGTCGCCGAATATCCCAAGGGGCGTCCCGGCTGGATGTCGAAATACGTCGAGATGCCGATCGCCAATCCGATGGATTTCGGTCCCGACGTGCGTCCGTTCCCTGCGGGACGGGTTCCGGGGGGCGGCAACATGGCTTTCCGGCGTGCCGGACTGGCGGGTTACGGCGGATTCGATCCCACGTTGGGACGCGTGAACGGCGAGTTGATCGGCGGTGAGGAGAACGACTTTTTCGAGAGACTTCTGGCGGGCGGCGAGACGATCTGGTATGTGCCGGACGCGGTGATGTGGCATGTCATTCCGCCCGCGAAACTCACCGAGACCTATTTCCGGAAACTGAGCTACAACGTCGGTGTCAGCCAGCGGCTCCGGGCGCAGATTCACCGCCGGCTGCCCAAGACCTACGTCCTTGAACTGGCCAAATGGGTGGCGACACTCGGGCTGTGCCTGACGATGCCTCCCCGCAGGTCGGTCTGGCTGCTGCGCATGCGCAGCGAGATCAGCCGGGGCCTGTTCACGAAGATAAAATGAAAAACCGCAGCCGAAAGCTGCGGTTTTATTTTTTAGAACAAATACTTCTCGTTTTTCACTTTGCTGACCAACCGGTGGATGTCGGCCCATGCCTCCTCGCCGAAAGTCGTGCCCACGACCTCGATCACCTTGCCGGCGGTGATGGCGCCGATCGTCCCGCACTGGCGGAGCGAAAGCCCGTCGCAGAGTCCCGCGAGGAAGCCCGCGGCGTAAAAGTCCCCGGCTCCGGTGGTGTCCACGCGCTTGGCCGCGGCCATGATGCCCACATGTACGACCTCGTCCCCCTGCTTGATCATCGCACCCTTGATGCCGATCTTGACCACGGCCAGTTCACACATCTCGGAAATGGCTTGCAGGGCGTTCAGCGGCTCGCCTTCGCAGGTGAAGGTCTTGGCCTCGTCCTCGTTGGCGAAGACGATGTCCACATAGTCGCGCACCAGTCCGCGCAGGAATTCGAGGTTCTCGGCGACGATGTTGAAACTTGCCAGATCGATGGCGACCTTCAGTCCGCACTCTTTGGCTGTGCGGGCGGCTTTGAGGATCAGTTCGTGGTTCTGGACCAGATACCCTTCGACATAAAGGCAGTCGTAGCCGTCGAAGATCGTCGGTTCGATCTCGTCGGCCGAGAGCTCCAGCGCGGCGCCCAGATGGGTGACCATCGTGCGCTCGCCGTCCGCCGAGATCAGCGACACGCATTTGCCCGAACGCTCTTTGCCGCGGAAGATGATCGGCTCGATGCCGAGGTTGTCCAGCGCCTGCACGAAGAAATCGCCCGTGGTGTCGGGACCTACCTTGCCGATGAACCCGACGCTGCTGCCCAGTTGCGCCATGGCCCGGATGGTGTTGCCGGCCGATCCGCCGAGCGAGAGCGAATAGGGGAGCCCTGCCACCGATTTCGAGATCTCGGTCTGCAGTTTGGTGTCCACGAGGCTCATCGAGCCCTTGGCTAATTTGAACCTCCCCAGCACGGAGTCGGTTTTCAGGTTGACCAGCATGTCCGTAAGGGCGTTGCCGATGCCGATGACGCGTTTCATTTGCTTGAGTTCGGGTATTTTTCGGTTCCTATATCGACAGTATCTTTACGAGGTCCAGCGCACCGCGGTCGATGCCCTTGTCGTGCTTCACGGCCTTGGCGAAAGGCACATAGACGATCTTGCCGTTCATCGTGCCGATCATCACGTTGCGCTGCCCGTCGAGGATGGCCTCGATGGCCGCCTCACCCATGCGCGAAGCGAGGATGCGGTCCACGGCCGTCGGCGAACCGCCGCGTTGGATGTGGCCCAGAATCGTCACACGGGCGTCGTACTGCGGAAACTCCTTCTTCACACGTTCGGCCAGCGCCGTGGCGCCGCCCGTCTTGGGGTTCTCCGCGACGATCACGATCGCCGAGTTCTTGCTCTTGCGGAAGCCGTGGTTGATGAGTTCGGCCAACTGGTCGACCTCGGTCTCCATCTCCGGGATGATCGCGGCCTCGGAACCCGTGGCGATGGCGCTGTTGAGCGCCAGATAGCCTGCCGTGTGGCCCATCACCTCGACGAAGAACAACCGTTCGTGACTCGACGCCGTGTCGCGCAGTTTGTCGACCGCCTCCATGATGGTGTTCAGCGCCGTGTCGTAGCCGATCGTCGAATCGGTTCCCCCGAGGTCGTTGTCGATCGTTCCGGGAAGACCCACGATCGGTACGTTGAACTCCTCGGCGAAGATGCCCGCGCCGGTCAGCGAACCGTCGCCGCCGATCACCACCAGTGCGTCGATTCCCGCGGCGACCATGTTGTCGTAGGCGGCCTTGCGGCCTTCGGGAGTCGTGAACTCCTGACTGCGCGCCGTCTTGAGGATCGTGCCGCCCAACTGGATGATGTTGCTGACGCTTTGCGACTTGAATTCGACGATCTCGTTGAATACAAGTCCTTTGTATCCGCGCATGATTCCTTTCACGGTAAATCCGTTGAAAATCGCGCTGCGCGTCACCGCGCGTATTGCGGCATTCATGCCCGGGGCGTCACCGCCCGAGGTCAGGATGCCGATGCTTTTGATTCCGGCCATACTCTCATTTGCTTTTAAGACAAAACTTCCCAAAGGTACAAAAAAGTCGGATGGATTCAAAACCGAATCGTGTGCGGCTCGGCAGAACCTCCCGACAACTGAAAGGGTCGTTACGCCCCCAAAGGTAGTAAAATATTTTAAAAATTTCAAAAAATAAGGGCGGCCCAAAAAGGATGCCGCCCTCCGAAAATGAACTTTTTATTTGAAAACTGCGCAGCGCTTATTCCTTTGCGTCGGTTAGGGAGTCCGCCCGGTCACCGGCGGTGATGCTCACCGAGGCTTTTCCGCCTTTTCCGCCGGCCTGAACCGAGACCTCCTTGCCGTCGGCGTTGACCCGCAGGCGTCCCTGTTTCTTGTCGACCGTGATGTCGATCGACTTCGAGGGCACGGCGATGTGGAGAATCTTGCGCCCCTCCTCGATCACGCTCTCGTCGTCGTAATCTTCGAGCAGGCGCTCCAGCGTCGTGGTGTCGCCGTCGATGACGATCTCGCTCCGGAACACCTGTTCGATGGCGTCGCGCCTCTTGCGGAGCTTGTCGCCCACGTTCTCGCGGATGGCCACGCACGAAACGGCGATGATCGAGGCGAGCCACAGCAGGAAGATGGCCAGAACGGTCTTGCCGCCGGGTTTGCGCGAGGCGATCAGGCACATCAGCACATAGATCAGCAGGATCAGCGGGATCAGTCCGGCCAGTATGCCGAGGCTTGCGACCCAGATCGAGACAGTGTTGCCCAGAATTTCGGGGGCGAAAAGGCTCTCTCCGCCGACGATGAGGGCGAAGAGCCCGATTATCAGGGCGCAGGCGCCCATGATGAGCCCGAAGACGAGGAATCCGGCGAAGATCTTCAGCAGGATGAGCACGACTTTGCCGAAGACCGAGACCGCCTCGGCGATGATCGGTTTGGCCCGGGCGTCGGGGTCGGCGCAGGCCGAAGCCGCCGTGACGTCGCCGATGGACTGCGCGGTGATCTTCTCGCCGTTCATTTCGAGTTTCTGCCGTGCCGTGCGGGGTGCCGGGACGGCGAACCACATGATGAAGTAGCAGATCAGGAAGATGCCGAACAGGTTGCCGAACATCGGGCTGAACCAAGGCAGGAAAGGAAGCCATCCGAAGCAGGTGAGCAGCAGCGGCAGGAACAGCCCGAGCCGCACCCACACGGGGTCGATGTCGAAATATTTGCCGATGCCGGCGCAGACGCCGCCCAGCTTGGCGTTCTCCGTGTCGCGGTAGAGGCGGCGCGGGATGCGCGGGGTGTCGCAGTGCAGGTCGTGATCGGCACTCTGGTCGGAGATGTCCTCGGCGGAGCCCATCTGCTGGATGATGTTCAGGATCAGGGGCTTTTCTACGACGCGGGTGTTGTCCTGCGCCGAGAGGATCAGTTCGGCGATGCGGGCTTCGATGTCGGCGACAATCTCCGCGCCGTCGGGCGCTTCCCTGTAGCTCTTTTTCAGGCTGTCGAGATAGGCTTCGAGGGCCTCGTAGGCGTCGGTGTCCATCGTGAACGCCACGCCCGATATGCTGCATTTCTTAACCTCTTTCATGGTTGTCGGGTGCTTCGGGAATTAGTTTTTGTGTACGCTGCCGCCGCTGGATTTGCTCAGCGAGGTCTGGCAGTCGCCCGTGTAGTCGATCGACGACCCGCTCGATGCGTTGGCCGTGAGTTTTCCGCTGCAGTCGATGCTGACCTTGGAGGCGCTCGACGTGCTGACGGCGGCGTTGACGGCTGTGAACTTCGCGGCGTCGAGTTTCGATGCCGAACTGAGGTCGGCCGTGAAATTTTCGGCCGAGCCGGTGAGCGCGATCTTCGAGGCGCTCGATGCGTCGACCGTGCAGGCCGCGGCCTGCACCTCCGCGCTGATTTTCGAAGCGCTCGAAGCGTCGATCGAGCATGAGGCGGCCTCCACCGCGGCTTTGATCTTGGCGGCGCTCGATGCGTCGAACAGGAACTTGTCGGCCCGGAGCGTCACGTCGCTGGTGATCTTCGAAGCGCTCGAGGCCTTGAGCGAACGGATGTTCCCGCCGTTGGCCG is a window encoding:
- a CDS encoding (Fe-S)-binding protein → MTFYAPFCLPFIIGASVMFLTLAWKWGKWLWLLPRADKKRILFGLPTRRTFAAAWEVVSESLLHRRIFKVNPLLGYMHMSLAFGWFLLIAVGWIETVAYLGFRYVPLQGHVFFKYFGTGLEHKPAFDFVMDLLLLFVLSGVALAWGKRFYSRAMGLRRTTKHVLGDRVALSALWFVFPARLVAESATCALYGGGGFLTGGLGAWMAAHIGMMPLMNLETVAWWFYSSCLGVFFVALPFSRYMHIFTEIPLIFLRHYKLRSGEKESSYDNFQVEACSRCGICIDPCQLQSVLGINDVQSVYFLRDRRYNMLRLQTADNCLMCGRCVEKCPVNIDLNTLRINSRDKMRNVPDERRYGYFKGLDRSAGEGKVGYFAGCMTLLTPRTMSAMSTIFDAAGEEVWWADREGGVCCGRPLKLAGETDSAHKMMRYNEELFRKHGITTLVTSCPICLKVFREDYSLSGIEVLHHSEYILRLIRTGRLALEHGATRFTYHDPCELGRGSGIYDEPRAVIEAVGELLEPASTRENALCCGSSVANTAISDGQQVRIAQSVAAELDATGADVIVTACPLCKKAIGRGTKGEIRDLAEIVAANIR
- a CDS encoding glycosyltransferase family 2 protein; translation: MIRMSLVIPTHNRAAQLIAALESVVRQNLPPHMWECVVVNNNSTDNTVMRFENFAEAHPGVTLRLVTEEGPGVSYARNRGLQEAKAPLVAFIDDDERVNPGFLRAYLDFFDTHPEAVVAGGRIVAEYPKGRPGWMSKYVEMPIANPMDFGPDVRPFPAGRVPGGGNMAFRRAGLAGYGGFDPTLGRVNGELIGGEENDFFERLLAGGETIWYVPDAVMWHVIPPAKLTETYFRKLSYNVGVSQRLRAQIHRRLPKTYVLELAKWVATLGLCLTMPPRRSVWLLRMRSEISRGLFTKIK
- a CDS encoding protein-disulfide reductase DsbD family protein, which produces MYKLIRSLLPVIAALLAATAGAQNADWKSTVEHLEGDAYRIVLETSIPAPYHMYDMGPYEGGPNATTIVFTPGEGVTLEGDVEQLTQPDRHYDKTFEMEIGTFAGKARFAQRVKLAVPESSVKAQIEWMLCNDTSCMPPDDTELTIAIPAGSTPGSAAATAPAEPEKAPAAEVAPAQKDAAGGGSLWALIIEAILWGFAALLTPCVFPMVPMTVSFFMKSAGSPALGRIRAGMYGFFIVALYTLPIAAIILITRVLGGDAVTADIFNWLATHWLPNILFFLVFMVFAASFFGAFEITMPSWMVNKTDSKADSKGLAGIFFMALTLVLVSFSCTGPIVGSVLIKSTAGEFWTPIITMLAFSLAFALPFTLFAFFPAMLKKLPKSGGWLNSVKVVLGFIEVALGMKFLSVADQTYHWGLLDREIYLAVWIVVFSLLGLYLLGKIKFAHDSDMPYLGVGRLALAIVTFSFVVYLIPGMWGAPLKGLSGYLPPLHTQDFVVGQGGPVSTTGGDARMLLTVDGRKPKHSDFLHLPHNLEGFFDLPEAEAYAAKVGKPLFIDFTGHGCVNCREMEARVWSDPQVLDILRNDYVIVALFSDDKKVLPESEWVTTDSGKVLKSLGKINSYYALKTFGVNAQPYYVLQGRDGKELVPPRGYDLSVPGFVEFLRSGVEAYRNQQ
- a CDS encoding head GIN domain-containing protein; translated protein: MKKILLIAVLIGAMFSVSAYVVCVAAPLFGKSIKGSGNIVTRTLPAPDFNAVDASRAVKVVISAEASDIRIEADDNLIDLVVAETKGKTLIVTLDQKVNNIQNADITVTIPANGGNIRSLKASSASKITSDVTLRADKFLFDASSAAKIKAAVEAASCSIDASSASKISAEVQAAACTVDASSASKIALTGSAENFTADLSSASKLDAAKFTAVNAAVSTSSASKVSIDCSGKLTANASSGSSIDYTGDCQTSLSKSSGGSVHKN
- a CDS encoding DUF2867 domain-containing protein, which encodes MKIRQSPLPAHSIVAQYTADYTDCFRGEFPGTERIPPEKLMAAFWTTMPGWLAFLFKLRNLLVRPFGLKTETNGNREALKEALEKGESLGMMTVAAKTADEMVVSLDDKHLKAYLSVYIEGRNIYLSTLVQYHNKLGVAYFTLIRPFHKIVVKSMFRAVMRAQGFR
- a CDS encoding PLP-dependent cysteine synthase family protein; this encodes MKKNILKTIGNTPMVRINRLCPNPNVNIYAKLEGFNPTGSIKDRIALKMIEAAEQDGRLTPGKTIIEPTSGNTGIGLAIVGIVKGYPVEIVMSEAVSIERRKIIRSYGAKVILTPAAEGTDGAIRLARKKVAENPDAYFMPDQFANASNYLAHYQSTALEIWQQTGGKIDYLVCAIGTSGTLMGISRFLKVMKPDIKVVCAQPIRGHYIQGLKNMEEAIVPDIYDPSQIDVQEMIESEEAIAMAREIIAKEAIFAGMSSGAAMLAAARTAEKIERGNIVVVFPDRAEKYLSTTMFDEFSD
- a CDS encoding adenosine kinase, producing MKRVIGIGNALTDMLVNLKTDSVLGRFKLAKGSMSLVDTKLQTEISKSVAGLPYSLSLGGSAGNTIRAMAQLGSSVGFIGKVGPDTTGDFFVQALDNLGIEPIIFRGKERSGKCVSLISADGERTMVTHLGAALELSADEIEPTIFDGYDCLYVEGYLVQNHELILKAARTAKECGLKVAIDLASFNIVAENLEFLRGLVRDYVDIVFANEDEAKTFTCEGEPLNALQAISEMCELAVVKIGIKGAMIKQGDEVVHVGIMAAAKRVDTTGAGDFYAAGFLAGLCDGLSLRQCGTIGAITAGKVIEVVGTTFGEEAWADIHRLVSKVKNEKYLF
- a CDS encoding PspC domain-containing protein, with the protein product MKEVKKCSISGVAFTMDTDAYEALEAYLDSLKKSYREAPDGAEIVADIEARIAELILSAQDNTRVVEKPLILNIIQQMGSAEDISDQSADHDLHCDTPRIPRRLYRDTENAKLGGVCAGIGKYFDIDPVWVRLGLFLPLLLTCFGWLPFLPWFSPMFGNLFGIFLICYFIMWFAVPAPRTARQKLEMNGEKITAQSIGDVTAASACADPDARAKPIIAEAVSVFGKVVLILLKIFAGFLVFGLIMGACALIIGLFALIVGGESLFAPEILGNTVSIWVASLGILAGLIPLILLIYVLMCLIASRKPGGKTVLAIFLLWLASIIAVSCVAIRENVGDKLRKRRDAIEQVFRSEIVIDGDTTTLERLLEDYDDESVIEEGRKILHIAVPSKSIDITVDKKQGRLRVNADGKEVSVQAGGKGGKASVSITAGDRADSLTDAKE
- the pfkA gene encoding 6-phosphofructokinase, with protein sequence MAGIKSIGILTSGGDAPGMNAAIRAVTRSAIFNGFTVKGIMRGYKGLVFNEIVEFKSQSVSNIIQLGGTILKTARSQEFTTPEGRKAAYDNMVAAGIDALVVIGGDGSLTGAGIFAEEFNVPIVGLPGTIDNDLGGTDSTIGYDTALNTIMEAVDKLRDTASSHERLFFVEVMGHTAGYLALNSAIATGSEAAIIPEMETEVDQLAELINHGFRKSKNSAIVIVAENPKTGGATALAERVKKEFPQYDARVTILGHIQRGGSPTAVDRILASRMGEAAIEAILDGQRNVMIGTMNGKIVYVPFAKAVKHDKGIDRGALDLVKILSI